TGAGCAGTAAATCGAAATGAAGCGAAAACATTGGGGCGGCTTCGAGGATGGTAGTGACAAAAAGAAGGAAGTGGCGTCCAACGAGATTATCCTGCCTATGACGAAAATGGAAAAGTTCCAACAGATCAAGCTGCCGTACACGATTTCACGAGAAAAGAGGTGAGTTCCGGTTCCGGGGTTTTGAGTTCCGCTAACTTTGGTTGATTTCAGGATTCCTCTGAAGAACCCGCTGGTCACGCAAACGGTCGAGGTGATGAACCAAACCGAGATGATTCAGACGCTAATTGATACGTACTCGACCAAGTCCGGGTACAGTTACATCCTGAACCCGTGCCAGCTGATGCCCAACATTGACTTTCCGCCGGCCAACACGGCCGACCTGAGTCGGAACGAGAAGATAACAAGACCTTTCTGGTTCGTCAACCCTCACGACAGCAGCTTTACGCGAGGTCAACCCCGGAACTACCCCAAGCTGACCCGGCCGGTGCTGATGCAGGCCCTGCGGAAGGTCATCTGCGGTCTGCTGCGGGTGGCCGGCTTCTCGGAGATCAACGAATCGGCGCTAATCATGATGGTTGACGGGATGGACCAGTACATGCGGCTGATGTGCGAATCGATGCGGGATGTCCTGGTCAGCGAGGGCCGGGAGACGGAGTCTTTCCTGGACATTTTGACGCTGGAGCGGGGCTACTTTTCGGTCACGAAGCGAAGCGTTACGAGCTTGCACAATTACTACAAGGACATTGGCAATAAGAACAAGAACGAGATTCGCGAGTTTAAGGACATCTTCCAGGAGTACGATAAGCTGCTGCAGGAGAATCACCAGAGTGCGGCGCAGagcatgcactcgaacagcagCCGGGTCAAGGAGGAGGACTACATGAGCTTCCTGGACGGGAACTCGCAGCATCAGGGACAGGCGGGAACGATGGCCACGATGGACGGTACCTCGACGATCAACATCATCAGCTTCCTAAACGGAGAGGAGAACGTCGGACTTCTCGAGGGTAACATTCTCGATTCAGCCAACTCTAACGACAACATCGTTCAGCAACACTCGCAGGAATCGTTTCACtcagaaaattaaaacaatctCAAATAAAGTGCTTCTATCAATTTATTAACATTCGCAGGGTGGTTAAAAATCTTCGCAGATTTCGCGATTTTCGCGGATTTCTGTTGAATGTTCCTGTGGGTCTATCTTCAAGAATACAACGTAGATTTCGATGGCTAGTGAAAATGTTTGTCTAAATCTAGTATTTCCAGAAGAAAGAACGCAAATTTATCTAGATCCTGCTCGGTGAGAGCAATTTAGATTTCCGCGAAATTCACGAAAATCGCGAAGATTTAACCACCCTGCATTCGTTTGGATTCCCTGTTGTCCTACTTAAAAGTACTAATTCCGTCTCAACTCCTACTTCCTCCTACTGTGCGGCAGCTCCAGAAACTGCACCTCCCCCTTCGTTATCGCGCCAATCTCCTCCTGCAACAGCTCGTGCAACGAAACCCCGTCGTGCTTGTACACCCAGCAGCCCTCGTTCACCGTGGACTTGTCCGGAACAAAGTCGTACCGCTTGGGTCCACTCGTGGGCGAGCTGAGCCAAATCTGCCGGTTCGGCGATTGCCGATTGATCACGTACGTTCCGTACGGTTGGCCCAGGTTCACCGTGAGGACGCCGTCCCCGTACGTCACGTCGGCCGCCTTCAGCGAGCTCGTCTCCTCGACCAGCTGCTCGAAGTAGTCGCACAGCGATTCGAGCGTGTCCGAGCAGACCGCCTCGAACGTTACGGAATCGATGAGGGACGCGGCGATGAAGTCGTTCGGGTTGGTCGTGACGAAGCGCAGGCTGGTGATGGTGACTTGCCAGTGGAGCGTTGAGCGTTCGGGAACGGTGTGATGAAGAGTTGGGATTTGAAGTTGGCTGGTCAAGCAGGATGAAGAGCGTGTCCACAGCTGAGGTGTGATCCGGCGGACGGAGCGGAACATTAAGAGTGCGCTCATGGTGTTGAATTTTTATTACAGGATcagaaagtttcaaaaaattcagaTCGAAACCGAATAacaatgttgttgttttgaatcATNNNNNNNNNNNNNNNNNNNNNNNNNNNNNNNNNNNNNNNNNNNNNNNNNNNNNNNNNNNNNNNNNNNNNNNNNNNNNNNNNNNNNNNNNNNNNNNNNNNNATCGAACCAATTTAGATGGGTTGAGAAATTCGGTAAACTaacaactaccgaattcggtaaaaaaatgtaCGTGTGTGGTTAACCCTtctaatttataattttctttaGTTTTGAATGTCTGAATTCTGGATTTTTGTTTGGAATTAATAACCTTCATCCCGGTATGAGAATCGAACTCATCGAACGACGCCGCGCGTCGAAGTTCATCCCCTATCGGTCAGGATAAGTGaacatttttaagtaaaaattccCATGTATTCATATTTAGATTACCTGTTCAAAACcaccaacttttgaaaaagtatgcgAGATAtaatatcgtgtttttttttcaaaaatgaaacgaccaaaaatgttgcattatttttttactaagcAAGAATGTTtagttggtacggtatgtccacgcgtccttcctcccctgtagattttgtgaaatgtgatccgttcacagaatccttcctgcggtaaacacaacgcagtagggctggccagctttagtttttgtaatacatttccgGGTGTTCCCGGATGtgctgcaattattaataatgacaagaaaagtgcttggggcgtaatccaatcacaagactttccagcatgctttcatcggactggctgcgtttgggttagattagattagattaaacaagaatttttagcatattttttgcaaaatatcgtcttaaattatttaaaaaaattacaattgaaaaaagaaatttatgatatttaaaaaaaactgagattTAACACTAGCAATCCATGGCATCTTAGTTTTATTCCTGGACGATAACAAATTCCATTTTCAGGCCTAtttcatttttggatttttaaattgaaaagaaaaaagatttgttcatttttggttTGTCTTTCGagatttctgaatatttttattttctagactatttcaatttacttaaaaattaacaaaatttatagattttttttactgtctttaatattttcctttttcgattttcggcgattttttttatcaatttacaactttgattttttttcctatttcctAATCATCGGAAATAAGTTTATCCGTTGCCAAcgatgatttttatatttttaagattattttttaaaattaaaaattatttcagttataataaaaaaaacatgaagttccttttttaaattcaaacatttttttgtttttttttttattctgatacaaaataaaaaaacatgttgaaattttcgttttatttaaagatttttgagtgtttttattctttgactattttgtttttattttcaatttacttttgaattttgagttattacatttcataaaaataaaaaaaaataatagcttCAAGTCATTTAATTTCTAaacctttaaattattttttgacgtATATTTCATTTATGAATtctgtttaaaaataacaaaaaaaaatcgagatttcaagtttttttttatttttatgcagTTTTAAttaacttgaaatttttgagttattATATTCTGAAAATtatgcattttcagatttttttttaaattataattcaaagatttttttctttttctcatcAATTTACTCATCATCGGCGATAACTTTATCGGTTGCCAtcgttgatttttaaaataattccaagattatttttcattatttaaaattatgttatttaCAAATAACATAAAGTTCATTTGTTAACTctgatataaaataaaaaatgtgttgaaattttcgtttttttacaaGGTTGTTTTCCTTCTTTGAATATacgaatttacttttgaattttaagttattaaattctaaaaatatccACAAATTGACATTCGTAAATCAAACAAACTTAAactataacaaaatttaaaccaaaatttaaagatatttaaatttagattaaaaaacatttgtaatataaattttgaaaatttcaaggattaaaaaatttaaaatggttttcaaaataaaggaaaaatttaacaaaaaatcatttaaggtttagagatttttgtattgattttttaaatacaaaaacatgtacagatttgaaaaaaaaaacagaaaaatgaaatgatcaataacaaaatttaaaggttcgaaattcaaaaaaattaaacacgtaaattgaacaaaacaagaattttaaattttattaaatattatttttttaaatcatgcaagggcaataaaaaagtacaaaaatatattcaaaaagtttaatttttaaaaaagtaaataactccggaattttaaaatttcagaaaattaaaattccaaattgagaaattcaaaaaaataatgtttaaaaaatcaaaaattgtaagCTATTTGTTAAAaccatacaaaaacacaaatacaaataaaaaaataaaaagataaacacctacacagaaaaaaaaattatggtaatattcatcaggaaatggagacagattttgtgtcaaaaaaaatgattaattttaccccagaaaatgatgaattttcatttgtttttgataaatattcattAGGTTTACATTTTGTATGgaatattaatcaaaaaaagaggtaatattcaacctaccaaattttcaacattccaaaattcaactttttttcagtgtagagcACCattctttttaacaaaaaaaaattagaaaaaaagtgtcaaattaataattaaaaattctaaaaattcaaaaataacgaAAGGACCAACCACGCGACTttgcgtatttttttcgaaactttttgattttttaatgtgttaTGCTATTGATAGGCCTTTAACCgataagaaagttttttttttaagttttaactttaatttgaaaaataattggtaAGGGAACTTTGAGAGATAACAGCGGGGACAAACGAATTTCATTTTTGTACAATGCTGGAATGAAAAATTagacaaataaaattcaaaaaacattacaaaacatttaaaaagtagAAATtgagaaatataaaaattatgaatatttaaaattttgaattgtatcttaatagaaataaaaaaaattaacattttcaattttgaaatatatcTTAGTAGatcagattttaaaatcaattatttaaaatctcaaaaaaatattacaagaaACTTatggataaaaatattcaacatttaaaaatttgcggatttttttaaaataagaaacttaaaaaataggAAATCCGAAAATTCAAACAGTaccattggaaaaaaaacttttattcatAAAACTTTATAGAGAtttataaaccattttttttttaatttacaattttggattttttttttttaaggtccaataaaccaaatttccagtttttgctttttgggtgttttttctttttgggtgttttttctttttggttttttggacctttttaaaaaaactccagaagtatacctaaggctaccaactgtacggattttttccttaccgtacggattttcgaccttctccgcggatttttaacaggccggaatttttgtacggaatttttctcataatacggatttgtacggaattttaatctaatctaatctaatcagaccctagcgcagccaatctttcgaagggatcctggagagtgccttaggttagatgacgcctagcactcttcttgtcatttattaacatttgcatcggaatgcattgaaacatcacaagcgttaaagcggccaggcctactgcgtaaagccgtatcgcagagatgactcgtaattgggttgagtttgagcactgagtgttcgaacaacaacacaattctgaatcgacaggggaggaagaagcgtggggacacaccaccatacgctcctagatttggttgtattcgttgggagcaccatgctaagaaggttgggtactccgggaccctctgggatgggacattgtatttccacgaatgccctggacactatttgccgtggttatagcgccacaactcgctcatacggatttgtacggaattttaacaactttttaaaaatttcattgcttttttgattgggccaaagctttctctaattagatatttttatttaactatcagtttgattttaaaggtataacttgcataattttccgggttttcctctgttcaaacttgattgtcaaTGATTGTTCTTTTTACattccttacaaaacatatttattaaaaGATCAAATGTTggcttgtgaaaaccttgtgttgtgcttgtatttataggacctttccaataaaaacTCTATAAATGTTTTCGTAAAACCACTAAccacgatattattcgtaaaagcaaacttgacatttcgtaaacttttaaacgtttaacaaaaatatgtttaatttccaaattccaaacttatctaaataattccttgacagtttttgatataccatggtgtcatatcggtaaAGTACGGATTttggctcagcaagagttggtaaccttataccattattttttttaatttgtaaaaaatttaaaactcttaggacaaaaaaatcctttagtttttcttagttttaaatttcgaaatataTTCACATCGCATGTGCATGTCAAACGTGATAGAATTCAAAATTACAGCCAATTGGATCAAATTTGAGAAAACAGACACGATTCCGACGggacaaaaatgtcaattcCACGAAAACTGGTCGTGTTGCACcttaaacttcatgaaattcaaaattgctaaaatgatcaaaatttaaaattgacagTTGGCCGCTCTGGAACCGGCGCCGGAACGTTCCTTCGGGGTCAAACATTTCCCTTTTAGGGAAAATTTATTGTGTGACATATTAAACTTCATGAGATTTTAAACTACATCCAATTGGATCGAATTTGACGCTTGTTGGTTAAGTTTGGGCTTcttctggaaccgattccggattgTTCCGACGGgttacaaaaatttcacaatttcaagAAACGCCGTCGTGCCAACCTCAAACTTTATGGAATTTGAAGGCGgattcaaatttatattttttaaggatttttaccggaatcggttccggatgttccgaaatttgaaaaaaaaaaagtcaattgcACTAAAATGGACGCCCGATTAGGTTAGTAGACATTGAAGAAGCAGAGCGAGAGAAAACCCCGGAAATGATTAGAGCTAGGGACAGTTCACAATATGTACACTTACACAGAGACTCCGCTGGATTCTTAAATTGGAATGCTTTATTTCCCCCCAAACCGGCTCAAGTACTTACCTCGCTGCTCGCGCTCCTCGATGAACGCCACCAGCTCCGGCACCTTGATGACCGTCATCATCGACTGGCTCTCCCGCGAAAGCTCCATCTCGAACTCACTGAACTCCACCTCCTCGCTGGTTTCCACCGTCAGCCGTTCGTTCTCCTCCAGGTAAATGTCCAGGAACTCGGAGTCAATCTTCAACCCGTTGTTCTTCGCCTCCTCCAGGCCGTACACCTTGGCGTCGGTGGTGCGAACTTCCAGCGCGAGCGAGGGCGGGATCTTGCGAATGTCTTGCAGCTTGACCATGATCATACAGCCGTAGTCGCAGAGGTAGATCGTTGGGCGGCAGTCGCCGGCGGCCTCGATGCAAACTCCGCGGTACCAGGTGCTCATGTCGCGGACGAGGCACACTTCGTGGAGGCGGGGCGTGAAGTTTTC
This is a stretch of genomic DNA from Culex pipiens pallens isolate TS chromosome 1, TS_CPP_V2, whole genome shotgun sequence. It encodes these proteins:
- the LOC120430549 gene encoding uncharacterized protein LOC120430549; translated protein: MKRKHWGGFEDGSDKKKEVASNEIILPMTKMEKFQQIKLPYTISREKRIPLKNPLVTQTVEVMNQTEMIQTLIDTYSTKSGYSYILNPCQLMPNIDFPPANTADLSRNEKITRPFWFVNPHDSSFTRGQPRNYPKLTRPVLMQALRKVICGLLRVAGFSEINESALIMMVDGMDQYMRLMCESMRDVLVSEGRETESFLDILTLERGYFSVTKRSVTSLHNYYKDIGNKNKNEIREFKDIFQEYDKLLQENHQSAAQSMHSNSSRVKEEDYMSFLDGNSQHQGQAGTMATMDGTSTINIISFLNGEENVGLLEGNILDSANSNDNIVQQHSQESFHSEN
- the LOC120430550 gene encoding frataxin homolog, mitochondrial-like: MSALLMFRSVRRITPQLWTRSSSCLTSQLQIPTLHHTVPERSTLHWQVTITSLRFVTTNPNDFIAASLIDSVTFEAVCSDTLESLCDYFEQLVEETSSLKAADVTYGDGVLTVNLGQPYGTYVINRQSPNRQIWLSSPTSGPKRYDFVPDKSTVNEGCWVYKHDGVSLHELLQEEIGAITKGEVQFLELPHSRRK